The Lacipirellula parvula genome window below encodes:
- a CDS encoding NAD-dependent epimerase/dehydratase family protein, whose translation MSIAIVTGSAGLIGSEAARYFAEKGMEVVGVDNDMRRRFFGDEASTLWNRDRLQADLGQRYEHASLDIRDDEAIEALFARYGNAIELVIHTAAQPSHDWAAREPKTDFSVNANGTLNLLEAVRSNCPDATFIFTSTNKVYGDAPNRLPLIEQATRWEIDPTHQYADGIGEDFSIDQSMHSLFGASKVAADMLVQEYGRYFGMKTVCFRGGCLTGPSHSGTQLHGFLAYLMKCIVTGRAYTVFGYGGKQVRDNIHSLDLIRAFEAFHANPRSGAVYNIGGGRESNCSMLEAIGLCEQISGREAQWTYAEENRAGDHQWWISGLQRFKADYAGWRLEYDVAEILQEIYDANVERWTEAAVA comes from the coding sequence ATGAGCATCGCCATTGTTACCGGCTCGGCCGGACTGATCGGCTCGGAAGCCGCCCGTTATTTTGCCGAGAAGGGCATGGAAGTCGTCGGCGTCGACAACGACATGCGCCGTCGCTTCTTCGGCGACGAAGCCTCGACGCTTTGGAACCGCGACCGCCTACAAGCCGACCTCGGCCAGCGCTACGAGCATGCGTCGCTCGACATCCGCGACGATGAAGCGATTGAAGCGCTCTTCGCTCGTTACGGCAACGCGATCGAGCTGGTGATCCACACCGCCGCGCAGCCCTCGCATGATTGGGCCGCACGCGAGCCGAAGACCGATTTTTCGGTGAACGCCAACGGCACGCTGAACCTGCTCGAAGCCGTGCGAAGCAACTGCCCCGACGCGACGTTTATCTTCACCTCGACGAACAAGGTCTACGGCGACGCCCCGAATCGCTTGCCGCTCATCGAGCAGGCGACCCGCTGGGAAATCGATCCGACGCACCAGTACGCCGACGGCATCGGCGAAGATTTTTCAATCGACCAATCGATGCACAGCCTCTTCGGCGCCTCGAAGGTCGCGGCTGACATGCTCGTGCAGGAGTATGGCCGTTACTTCGGCATGAAGACTGTCTGTTTCCGCGGCGGATGCCTCACCGGGCCGAGCCATTCCGGCACGCAGCTTCATGGGTTTCTCGCGTACCTGATGAAGTGCATCGTCACCGGCCGGGCCTACACGGTGTTCGGCTACGGCGGCAAGCAAGTGCGCGACAACATCCACAGCCTCGACCTCATCCGCGCGTTCGAAGCGTTCCACGCGAATCCTCGCAGCGGCGCGGTCTACAACATCGGCGGCGGTCGCGAGAGCAACTGCTCGATGCTCGAAGCGATCGGCCTCTGCGAACAAATCTCCGGCCGCGAGGCCCAGTGGACCTACGCCGAAGAGAACCGCGCCGGCGATCACCAGTGGTGGATCAGCGGGTTGCAGCGGTTCAAGGCCGACTACGCCGGGTGGCGGTTGGAGTACGACGTCGCCGAGATCTTGCAAGAAATCTACGACGCCAACGTCGAACGCTGGACGGAGGCGGCCGTCGCATGA
- a CDS encoding WecB/TagA/CpsF family glycosyltransferase translates to MIDRGKHNLLGVGIDAVDYDGAVNRIITAARERRPLAVSALAVHGVMTGVLDAEHRYRLNKLDLVCPDGQPVRWGLNLLHRAGLNERVYGPRLMLEVCGAAAEAELPIFLFGGDETLLATLSQSLLERHPALQIAGMRSSKFRKLDAAEWDELMSEVRDSGARILFVGLGCPRQEVFAFEAREAVSMPTLAVGAAFNFHSGLLPQAPPLMQRWGLEWLFRLVQEPRRLWRRYVLLNPAYVTLLVAQKLGLRRFDRESLDPPENSVLYG, encoded by the coding sequence ATGATCGATCGCGGGAAGCACAATTTGCTCGGCGTGGGAATCGACGCCGTCGACTACGACGGCGCGGTGAACCGCATTATCACGGCGGCGCGCGAGCGGCGGCCGCTGGCGGTGTCGGCGCTCGCCGTGCATGGCGTCATGACTGGCGTGCTCGACGCTGAGCATCGCTATCGCCTCAACAAGCTCGACCTCGTCTGCCCCGACGGGCAGCCGGTGCGGTGGGGGCTCAATCTGCTCCATCGCGCAGGGCTCAACGAACGCGTCTACGGCCCGCGGTTGATGCTAGAAGTTTGCGGCGCCGCGGCGGAGGCAGAACTACCGATCTTCTTGTTTGGCGGCGACGAAACGCTGCTGGCGACGCTCTCGCAGAGCTTGCTCGAACGTCACCCCGCGCTGCAGATCGCCGGCATGCGGTCGTCCAAGTTCCGCAAGCTCGACGCTGCCGAGTGGGACGAACTAATGAGCGAGGTCCGCGACAGCGGCGCTCGCATCTTGTTCGTCGGGCTTGGCTGTCCGCGGCAGGAAGTCTTTGCGTTCGAAGCCCGCGAGGCGGTCTCGATGCCAACGCTCGCCGTCGGCGCCGCGTTCAACTTTCACAGCGGCCTGTTGCCGCAGGCCCCGCCGCTGATGCAGCGGTGGGGGCTTGAGTGGCTCTTCCGGCTCGTGCAAGAACCGCGTCGCTTGTGGCGTCGCTATGTGCTGCTCAATCCGGCGTACGTCACGTTGCTCGTCGCTCAGAAGCTCGGGCTACGGCGGTTTGATCGCGAGTCGCTCGATCCGCCCGAGAACAGCGTCCTTTACGGCTAA
- a CDS encoding glycosyltransferase family 2 protein: protein MQSSLNQHSSSTLTPVSVVVPMFNERECVASLMASLAGVEAQLGDRYAFEFVLVDDGSRDETVALLNAAIAGRPNYRLIEHGVNRGIGAAIGTGIAAASHEFVVSMDCDGSYDPLLMGELLPLLADRVDLVTASPYHRAGGVENVPLWRLRLSRLASQLYGLACRHKLSCYTSCFRVYRRSAVVNLQLENPGFVGVAELLCQVLHQGGVVVEHPAMLRSRVAGHSKMRVVRASLGHLRLIGKVVAARFGSAENAPMGVAKHADQTLHQLRETTTSDSHTTEETPAVQLA, encoded by the coding sequence ATGCAGTCCTCACTAAACCAGCATTCGAGTTCGACGTTGACGCCCGTGAGCGTCGTCGTGCCGATGTTCAACGAGCGCGAGTGCGTGGCCAGCCTTATGGCGTCGCTCGCTGGCGTCGAAGCGCAGTTGGGTGATCGCTATGCGTTCGAGTTCGTGCTGGTCGACGACGGTAGCCGCGATGAGACGGTCGCGCTGTTGAACGCTGCGATCGCCGGCCGGCCGAACTACCGGCTCATCGAGCATGGCGTCAATCGCGGCATCGGCGCCGCGATCGGCACCGGCATCGCTGCGGCGTCGCACGAGTTCGTCGTCTCGATGGATTGCGACGGTTCGTACGATCCGCTCCTCATGGGCGAGTTGCTGCCGCTGCTCGCCGACAGGGTCGATCTCGTCACCGCCTCGCCGTACCACCGAGCCGGCGGAGTCGAGAACGTCCCGCTCTGGCGGCTACGGCTCTCGCGACTCGCCTCGCAACTGTATGGTTTGGCCTGCCGTCACAAGCTTTCGTGCTACACGAGTTGCTTCCGCGTCTATCGTCGCTCGGCCGTCGTCAACCTGCAGCTCGAGAACCCCGGCTTTGTCGGCGTCGCCGAGTTGCTCTGCCAAGTACTGCACCAGGGCGGCGTCGTTGTCGAGCATCCCGCCATGCTGCGGTCGCGCGTCGCCGGGCATTCGAAGATGCGGGTCGTCCGCGCGTCGCTGGGGCACCTCCGGCTGATCGGAAAGGTCGTTGCCGCCCGCTTCGGCTCGGCCGAGAACGCTCCGATGGGCGTCGCGAAGCATGCAGATCAGACGCTCCATCAACTCCGAGAAACTACAACGTCCGATAGTCACACCACCGAAGAAACCCCAGCCGTCCAGCTTGCCTGA
- a CDS encoding DegT/DnrJ/EryC1/StrS family aminotransferase, producing MATDLKAPLEKIQLPSDQDATGRELGDDEMVALAEAIESGTLTSTKGKFVKRLEEEFAAYMGVESAYACSHGTAALHTALAAIDPEPGDEVITTAITDMGALTPILYQSAIPVFADVDPLTYNLTAETIEKAISPKTKAIMVTHLFGNPARMGEIMELARSRNIPVIEDCAQAFGAELDGVKVGAWGDIGCFSLQQGKHITTGEGGIVTSNDPDLARRMYLFINKAWGYGDAKPDHYFLALNYRMNELTGAVAVAQMQKLGDFVERRTRMAAQLTAGLSDLPGLSTPAVDANAKHTYWKYCLRVDGDKFEGGIDGLAKGLRERDILCAPRYIQKPAFECQVIRDQRTFGNSRFPFTLARPEAVDYSRDKFPGTYEALASVLVLPLNEKYTDQHVNYVIDSIRDAATQLFKG from the coding sequence GTGGCCACCGACCTGAAAGCTCCTCTCGAAAAGATTCAACTCCCCTCCGATCAAGACGCGACCGGTCGCGAGCTCGGCGACGACGAAATGGTCGCGCTCGCCGAAGCGATCGAAAGCGGCACGCTGACGAGCACCAAAGGCAAGTTCGTCAAGCGACTCGAAGAAGAGTTCGCCGCCTACATGGGCGTCGAATCGGCCTACGCCTGCTCGCACGGCACCGCGGCGCTCCACACGGCGCTCGCCGCGATCGATCCCGAGCCGGGCGACGAAGTGATCACCACCGCGATCACCGACATGGGCGCCCTCACGCCGATTCTCTACCAGTCGGCGATCCCCGTCTTCGCCGACGTCGATCCGCTTACCTACAACCTCACCGCCGAAACGATCGAGAAGGCGATCAGCCCGAAGACCAAAGCGATCATGGTCACTCACCTCTTCGGCAATCCGGCGCGGATGGGCGAGATCATGGAACTCGCCCGCAGCCGCAACATTCCGGTGATCGAAGACTGTGCGCAGGCCTTCGGAGCTGAACTCGACGGCGTGAAAGTCGGCGCCTGGGGCGACATCGGCTGCTTCAGCCTCCAACAAGGCAAGCACATCACCACTGGCGAGGGTGGCATCGTCACCTCGAACGATCCCGACCTGGCCCGGCGCATGTACTTGTTCATCAACAAGGCCTGGGGGTACGGCGATGCGAAGCCGGACCACTACTTCCTGGCACTCAACTACCGCATGAACGAGCTGACTGGCGCCGTCGCGGTTGCCCAGATGCAAAAGCTTGGCGACTTCGTCGAACGCCGCACGCGGATGGCGGCGCAGCTTACCGCTGGCTTGTCGGATCTACCCGGTCTTAGCACGCCGGCGGTCGACGCCAACGCGAAGCACACTTACTGGAAGTACTGTCTCCGCGTTGACGGCGACAAGTTCGAAGGAGGTATCGACGGTCTGGCGAAGGGGCTCCGCGAACGCGACATCCTGTGCGCACCGCGTTACATCCAGAAGCCGGCGTTCGAATGCCAGGTGATCCGCGATCAGCGGACGTTTGGCAACAGCCGATTCCCCTTCACGCTGGCTCGGCCGGAAGCGGTCGACTACAGCCGCGACAAGTTCCCGGGCACCTACGAAGCGCTCGCTTCGGTCTTGGTCTTGCCGCTGAACGAGAAGTACACCGATCAGCACGTCAATTACGTCATCGACTCGATTCGCGACGCCGCGACTCAACTCTTCAAGGGCTAA
- a CDS encoding Gfo/Idh/MocA family protein: MSNSQEPVRFGLVGAGAIAQAYAQAFTQTTAAKLVAVADSRREAAEKMADAAQCQAFTDAESMADAVELDAVLVCTPPSTHREICCALLERGIHVLCEKPLAISSVDAEAMIAAAEARGLHFTMASKFRYVADVQKAKELIANGTIGEVVLFENVFTGRVDMSTRWNSNPEIAGGGVLIDNGTHSVDVARFCLGELAEVQAMEGNRIQLLPVEDTAKMFIRSRKGVLGSIDLSWSVSKELPYFIAVYGSEGTILVGWRESKFRRAGDAEWTVFGAGYDKFAAFRGQIENFAGVVRGEESLVVTPEDALASVQVIEAAYRSLARGAWEPITEPTAELA, encoded by the coding sequence ATGAGCAACTCCCAAGAACCAGTCCGATTCGGCTTGGTCGGCGCCGGCGCCATCGCGCAGGCGTACGCCCAGGCCTTCACGCAAACCACCGCGGCCAAATTGGTCGCGGTGGCCGACTCGCGCCGTGAAGCGGCCGAGAAAATGGCCGACGCCGCTCAGTGTCAGGCGTTTACCGACGCCGAGTCGATGGCCGACGCCGTCGAACTCGACGCGGTCCTCGTCTGCACGCCGCCGTCGACGCATCGCGAAATTTGCTGTGCGTTGCTGGAGCGCGGCATTCACGTGCTGTGCGAAAAGCCGCTCGCCATTTCGAGCGTCGATGCGGAAGCGATGATCGCCGCCGCCGAGGCCCGCGGTCTGCATTTCACGATGGCGTCGAAGTTCCGCTACGTCGCCGATGTGCAAAAGGCGAAGGAGCTGATCGCCAACGGCACGATCGGCGAGGTGGTGCTGTTCGAGAATGTCTTCACCGGCCGCGTCGACATGAGCACTCGCTGGAACTCGAACCCCGAGATCGCCGGCGGCGGCGTGCTGATCGACAACGGTACCCACTCGGTCGACGTCGCCCGCTTCTGCCTCGGCGAACTTGCCGAGGTGCAGGCGATGGAAGGGAATCGCATCCAACTGCTGCCGGTCGAAGATACGGCGAAGATGTTTATCCGCAGCCGCAAGGGCGTCCTCGGCAGCATCGACTTGTCGTGGAGCGTTAGCAAGGAGCTGCCCTACTTCATCGCCGTCTACGGTAGCGAAGGGACGATCCTCGTCGGTTGGCGGGAATCGAAGTTCCGCCGCGCCGGCGACGCCGAGTGGACGGTCTTCGGCGCCGGTTACGACAAGTTCGCGGCGTTCCGCGGGCAGATCGAAAACTTCGCCGGCGTCGTCCGCGGCGAAGAATCGCTCGTCGTCACGCCCGAGGATGCGCTGGCGTCGGTGCAGGTGATCGAAGCTGCGTACCGTTCGCTGGCGCGCGGCGCTTGGGAGCCAATCACGGAACCGACCGCTGAACTGGCGTAG
- a CDS encoding acyltransferase, whose amino-acid sequence MATAPDVRIHPTAIIEAGVQLGRGTSVWDNVHIRRDTQLGEECIVGEKTHIAYEVRIGHRVKINAMVYICYGVTIEDGVMISAGTIFTNDVFPRATTPDLSQLRSSDPDEETRETLVDAGATIGAGCTIGSNLRIGRFAMVGMGSVVTRSVPDFHLVVGNPARSVGAVCRCGHPIARWQAGETPLDADVTCQKCESLYRIEAGVVNELAPQPAAVNA is encoded by the coding sequence ATGGCCACTGCTCCAGACGTTCGCATTCACCCCACCGCCATCATCGAGGCTGGCGTGCAGCTTGGTCGCGGGACGAGCGTGTGGGATAACGTCCACATTCGTCGCGATACCCAGCTCGGCGAAGAGTGCATCGTGGGCGAGAAGACCCACATCGCCTACGAAGTTCGCATCGGCCATCGGGTGAAGATCAACGCAATGGTCTACATCTGCTACGGCGTGACGATCGAAGACGGCGTGATGATTTCCGCGGGGACGATTTTTACCAACGACGTCTTCCCGCGGGCAACGACGCCCGACCTCTCGCAGCTTCGCTCATCCGATCCAGACGAAGAGACGCGCGAGACGCTCGTCGACGCCGGCGCGACGATTGGCGCCGGTTGCACGATCGGCAGCAACCTGCGAATCGGCCGGTTCGCGATGGTCGGCATGGGAAGCGTCGTCACGCGCAGCGTTCCCGATTTTCATTTGGTCGTCGGCAATCCGGCCCGCTCTGTCGGTGCCGTTTGCCGTTGCGGGCATCCGATCGCTCGTTGGCAAGCCGGGGAAACGCCGCTCGACGCGGACGTGACGTGCCAGAAATGCGAATCGCTCTATCGCATTGAGGCCGGGGTCGTCAACGAACTCGCCCCTCAACCCGCGGCGGTGAACGCATGA
- a CDS encoding NAD(P)/FAD-dependent oxidoreductase, giving the protein MTQVVESPSLRWAVVGGGMLGLTLAHRLQQAGQQVTLLEAGSEIGGLAGAWQIGDATWDRHYHVTLLSDLRLRGLLKELDLEADMRWVETRTGFYTDGQLYSMSNTIEFLRFPPLGLIDKLRLGATIFMASRRKDWQALERIHVANWLRRWSGSRTFNKIWLPLLKAKLGECYRRTSASFIWATIARMYAARQSGLKKEMFGYVSGGYATILQRFAESLSAAGVTLQTNAAVSRVAVEDDGTVTVHSNAGEQQFDRVVLTAPSPIIAKLCPQLGADERERHEAIEYLGIVCASVLLKRPLASYYVTNITDEGLPFTAVIEMTTLVDPAELGGHSLAYLPRYAAADDEIWTLGDAEIEERFLAGLERMYPGFTRDDVAAFRISRARHVMALPTLEYSTQLPPLQTALPGVFAVNSTHIVKGTLNVNEVVTLAETALRDVLLPSTEVLWEGSPTSKPVSEPTRAWSEVELGVGDASHKQSHAHASADAGHTPEPLQCEGSR; this is encoded by the coding sequence ATGACGCAGGTCGTTGAATCACCGAGTTTGCGCTGGGCGGTCGTCGGCGGCGGCATGCTGGGGCTAACGCTTGCGCACCGCTTGCAGCAAGCGGGCCAGCAGGTGACGCTGCTCGAAGCGGGCTCGGAGATTGGCGGTCTCGCCGGCGCCTGGCAAATCGGCGATGCGACCTGGGATCGTCACTATCACGTGACGCTCCTCTCCGACCTGCGGCTCCGCGGGCTGTTGAAAGAGCTCGACCTCGAAGCCGACATGCGGTGGGTCGAAACCCGCACCGGTTTTTACACCGACGGGCAGCTTTACTCGATGTCGAACACCATCGAGTTCCTTCGCTTCCCGCCGCTCGGGCTGATCGACAAGCTGCGACTTGGCGCGACGATCTTCATGGCTTCCCGCCGCAAGGATTGGCAAGCGCTCGAGCGGATCCACGTAGCCAACTGGCTGCGACGTTGGTCCGGCAGCCGCACGTTCAACAAGATTTGGTTGCCGCTGCTCAAGGCAAAGCTCGGCGAGTGCTATCGCCGCACGTCGGCGTCGTTCATCTGGGCGACGATCGCGCGGATGTACGCCGCCCGCCAGAGCGGCCTCAAGAAGGAAATGTTCGGCTATGTCTCCGGCGGCTACGCGACGATCTTGCAGCGGTTTGCCGAGTCGCTGTCGGCGGCCGGCGTGACGTTGCAAACGAACGCCGCGGTCTCGCGCGTCGCCGTGGAAGACGATGGCACGGTGACCGTCCATTCGAATGCAGGCGAGCAGCAGTTCGATCGAGTCGTCCTCACGGCGCCGTCGCCGATCATCGCGAAGCTTTGCCCGCAGCTCGGCGCCGATGAACGCGAGCGGCATGAAGCGATCGAGTACCTCGGCATCGTTTGCGCGTCGGTGCTGCTGAAGCGGCCGCTCGCCAGCTACTACGTAACGAACATTACCGACGAGGGGCTGCCGTTCACCGCGGTGATCGAGATGACGACCCTCGTCGATCCGGCGGAACTTGGCGGTCACTCGCTCGCCTACCTGCCGCGATATGCGGCCGCCGATGACGAAATCTGGACGCTTGGTGACGCCGAGATTGAAGAGCGTTTTCTCGCGGGGCTGGAGCGGATGTACCCCGGCTTCACCCGCGACGACGTGGCGGCGTTTCGCATCTCGCGGGCCCGCCACGTGATGGCGTTGCCGACGCTCGAATACTCGACGCAGCTCCCGCCGCTGCAAACGGCCTTGCCGGGCGTGTTCGCGGTCAACTCGACGCACATCGTCAAGGGAACGCTCAACGTCAACGAGGTCGTCACGCTCGCCGAGACGGCTCTCCGCGATGTGCTGCTACCGTCGACAGAAGTTCTGTGGGAGGGGTCTCCGACCTCGAAGCCGGTAAGCGAGCCGACCCGCGCGTGGAGTGAAGTCGAACTCGGCGTCGGAGACGCCTCCCACAAACAATCGCATGCCCACGCGTCGGCGGACGCCGGCCACACGCCTGAGCCGCTGCAATGCGAGGGCTCCCGATGA
- a CDS encoding polysaccharide deacetylase family protein: MSKEKPLASLSLDLDNQWSYMKTHGDAGWEAFPSYLDIVVPRVLKLLDRRNLKITFFVVGQDAALEQNRAALQSIADAGHEVGNHSFHHEPWLHLYSPEQIAEELGAAEEAIAAATGARPTGFRGPGFSFSPDVLAELARRDYDYDASTFPTFLGPIARLYYFFTSSLSREEMADRKQLFGKFSEGFRSLKPYVWREFSRPLIEIPVTTMPIFKLPIHVSYLLYLGQYSPALAAFYFRLALTLCRVMRVEPSILLHPLDFLGCDDVSELSFFPAMGLPAARKLAIAERAIDQLAASYEIITMEQHAAAIRRRLGVREEREASSPRIPATV; the protein is encoded by the coding sequence ATGAGCAAAGAAAAACCACTCGCGAGCTTGTCGCTCGATCTTGATAACCAGTGGTCTTACATGAAGACCCATGGCGATGCGGGGTGGGAGGCGTTTCCCAGCTACCTCGACATTGTCGTGCCGCGCGTGCTCAAGTTGCTTGATCGCCGCAACTTGAAGATCACCTTCTTCGTCGTCGGGCAAGACGCCGCGCTCGAGCAAAATCGCGCGGCGCTGCAGTCGATCGCCGACGCCGGGCATGAAGTCGGTAATCACTCGTTCCATCATGAGCCGTGGCTCCACCTCTACTCGCCGGAGCAGATTGCCGAGGAACTTGGCGCCGCCGAGGAGGCGATCGCCGCGGCGACCGGCGCGCGGCCGACCGGCTTCCGCGGCCCCGGTTTTAGTTTTTCGCCCGACGTGCTCGCCGAACTCGCTCGCCGCGACTACGACTACGACGCCTCGACCTTCCCGACGTTCCTTGGGCCGATCGCGCGACTCTACTACTTCTTCACCAGCAGTCTCTCGCGTGAGGAGATGGCCGACCGTAAGCAGTTGTTCGGCAAATTCTCGGAAGGGTTTCGCTCACTCAAGCCATATGTTTGGCGGGAGTTCTCGCGGCCGCTGATCGAGATCCCCGTGACGACGATGCCGATCTTCAAGCTGCCGATCCATGTGAGTTACCTGCTCTACCTCGGGCAGTATTCGCCGGCGCTCGCGGCGTTTTACTTTCGGCTGGCGCTCACGCTCTGCCGTGTCATGCGGGTCGAGCCGTCGATCTTGTTGCATCCGCTCGACTTCCTTGGCTGCGACGATGTGAGCGAGCTGTCGTTCTTCCCGGCGATGGGGCTACCAGCGGCGCGGAAGCTCGCCATTGCCGAGCGGGCGATCGATCAACTCGCCGCCAGTTATGAGATCATCACGATGGAGCAGCATGCCGCGGCGATTCGCCGGCGGCTGGGAGTTCGCGAGGAACGCGAAGCGTCGTCGCCTCGAATCCCCGCCACCGTCTAG
- a CDS encoding sulfotransferase, with product MSRILRRYVPGHFRQPWRLAGRLLQTRDPAAFAAMSFAALGVAFSPLDLLLSLLESNGQGAVAGETGPLLFICGAPRVGTTLVHQTLVKHLPVSHFTNLTSLFPSAPIAATRLFGRFLGEPVREYRSFYGRTTRLSGLNDALYLWDRWLGHDRLDPEPQLTDEAGREMREFFVAWRGLTERPLVAKCNRLNAAAATVAEALPQARFICIEREPVWHAQSLLQARAMITGDPRAPYGLTGEAGEIADDPIASVVEQVRFHRALAEKQEQLVGAERFWRVPYEEFCRDPRALLGRTAETLWPAHARPQLPAEVEPHRVANRRTVDAETFEHIEKSLAEAA from the coding sequence GTGAGCCGCATCCTCCGACGTTACGTGCCGGGACACTTTCGCCAACCATGGCGGTTGGCTGGTCGGCTGCTGCAAACGCGCGATCCGGCCGCGTTCGCAGCGATGTCGTTCGCGGCGCTGGGGGTGGCGTTCTCGCCGTTAGATCTGCTGCTGTCGCTGCTCGAGTCGAACGGTCAGGGCGCCGTCGCCGGCGAAACGGGGCCGCTGCTGTTTATTTGCGGGGCGCCGCGCGTGGGGACGACGCTCGTTCACCAAACGCTGGTGAAGCACCTGCCGGTTAGCCATTTCACGAACCTGACGTCGCTCTTCCCGAGCGCGCCGATTGCGGCGACCCGGTTGTTCGGGCGCTTTCTTGGCGAGCCGGTGCGGGAGTACCGCAGCTTCTACGGCCGCACGACGCGGCTGTCGGGGCTCAACGATGCGCTCTACTTGTGGGACCGCTGGTTGGGACACGATCGGCTTGATCCCGAACCGCAGCTGACCGACGAGGCGGGCCGCGAAATGCGCGAGTTCTTCGTTGCTTGGCGGGGACTCACCGAGCGGCCGCTCGTTGCCAAGTGCAATCGGCTCAATGCGGCGGCGGCGACGGTGGCGGAAGCGTTGCCGCAGGCGCGGTTCATTTGCATTGAGCGAGAGCCAGTGTGGCATGCCCAGTCGCTGCTACAAGCGCGGGCGATGATCACCGGCGATCCGCGGGCTCCGTACGGACTCACTGGCGAGGCCGGTGAGATTGCGGACGACCCGATCGCGAGCGTGGTAGAGCAGGTGCGGTTCCATCGCGCGCTCGCGGAGAAGCAGGAGCAACTTGTGGGGGCGGAGCGGTTTTGGCGCGTGCCGTACGAGGAGTTTTGCCGCGATCCGCGGGCGCTGCTCGGGCGTACGGCGGAGACGCTGTGGCCGGCGCACGCGCGGCCGCAGCTTCCGGCAGAGGTTGAGCCGCATCGGGTGGCGAATCGGCGGACTGTGGATGCGGAGACGTTCGAGCACATTGAGAAGTCTTTGGCGGAAGCGGCCTAG
- a CDS encoding glycosyltransferase family 39 protein, translated as MSSANSEQVTEIERSSDARIPWLLVIGVIALGFLLRGWNLHGRGYTADEVTELLLARKPLASVVMDEDDDRFPPLYRTILVIWDNAWGSEEAARWLSVVAGGLTVIVVWRAGAALLDERDAVWPALLMACCPFNIHFAREGRAYAVYGLFAAMMFWAALRLLRRGERRDWALMVASTIAAVYCHWYAVPLGCVLWLFVFYAGWRRDGWRRPIGAAIATAVLLIPAPILLIRASADLPDEELYAGFDLEALGYTFVSLVGGFTIGPAMKELRSMPAADGIRQFLPWLAAVGFAGLTLVWQAVRRLGIGLPLAMLVASSALLVPVLGYLGNVSGSGFVYRYVVWLAVPYALILGAGAARCRVSWFARLAVVVLLAVNAAALYNRAYDARYDEEDFRAVAAKLEELGAAEAPVLVASNYMGHALQHYWPADRSLTSFPIFAHHGEQRAERLAEFQAAHPAGTKYWIVSQWLPEDDVRRETRDAVLTELGAKREAELVQMEIYSAEVR; from the coding sequence ATGAGTAGTGCGAACAGCGAGCAAGTCACCGAGATCGAACGCAGCAGCGATGCGCGCATCCCGTGGCTGCTGGTGATCGGCGTGATCGCCCTCGGCTTTCTACTGCGCGGTTGGAACCTCCACGGCCGCGGCTACACGGCCGACGAAGTGACGGAGCTGTTGCTCGCGCGCAAGCCGCTAGCGTCGGTGGTGATGGACGAGGACGACGATCGCTTCCCGCCGCTATACCGCACGATTCTTGTCATTTGGGACAATGCGTGGGGATCGGAGGAAGCGGCGCGGTGGTTGAGCGTCGTCGCGGGCGGACTGACGGTGATTGTCGTCTGGCGGGCCGGGGCGGCGCTGCTCGACGAGCGCGACGCCGTGTGGCCGGCGCTGCTGATGGCGTGCTGCCCGTTCAATATTCACTTCGCCCGCGAGGGTCGGGCGTACGCCGTATACGGGCTGTTCGCGGCGATGATGTTCTGGGCGGCGCTACGCCTCCTGCGGCGCGGCGAGCGGCGTGATTGGGCGCTGATGGTCGCCTCGACGATTGCGGCGGTTTACTGCCACTGGTATGCCGTACCGCTCGGCTGCGTGCTGTGGTTGTTTGTGTTCTACGCGGGATGGCGCCGCGATGGTTGGCGGCGGCCGATCGGGGCGGCGATCGCTACGGCGGTGTTGCTGATCCCGGCGCCAATCCTGTTGATTCGCGCCTCGGCCGATTTGCCGGACGAGGAGTTGTACGCCGGGTTTGATCTCGAGGCGCTCGGCTACACGTTTGTTTCGCTAGTGGGCGGATTCACCATCGGACCCGCGATGAAGGAGCTCCGCTCGATGCCGGCGGCTGACGGGATTCGCCAATTTCTGCCGTGGCTCGCGGCGGTCGGGTTCGCTGGGCTCACGCTCGTTTGGCAGGCCGTTCGTCGGTTGGGGATCGGGCTGCCGCTGGCGATGCTTGTCGCCTCCTCCGCGTTGCTGGTTCCTGTGCTTGGTTACCTCGGCAACGTCAGTGGCTCGGGCTTCGTATACCGCTACGTCGTGTGGCTCGCCGTTCCTTATGCGTTGATTCTCGGAGCGGGCGCAGCGCGCTGTCGCGTGAGTTGGTTCGCGCGTCTCGCCGTGGTCGTGCTGCTCGCGGTAAACGCCGCTGCCCTCTACAACCGAGCGTATGATGCTCGGTACGACGAAGAAGACTTCCGCGCCGTGGCGGCGAAGCTCGAAGAACTCGGCGCCGCGGAGGCGCCGGTGCTCGTCGCTTCGAACTATATGGGCCACGCGCTGCAGCACTATTGGCCGGCGGATCGCTCGCTTACTAGTTTCCCTATCTTCGCCCACCATGGCGAGCAGCGTGCTGAGCGGCTCGCCGAGTTCCAGGCCGCCCATCCGGCGGGGACAAAGTATTGGATCGTCTCGCAGTGGCTGCCGGAGGATGATGTGCGGCGCGAGACCCGCGATGCGGTGCTTACGGAACTAGGCGCGAAGCGTGAAGCGGAATTGGTGCAGATGGAAATCTACTCGGCAGAGGTGCGTTGA